Proteins co-encoded in one Actinomadura luteofluorescens genomic window:
- a CDS encoding M28 family peptidase, with the protein MWLARLLAGSTRGGDAWRHLRVLDRIATRNGGVRAAGTPGFEASARYAAKVLTAAGYRVHQQQVPYTDFRVDAESATVTAPAARQVRALVMRWSPVTPPGGLDAHLVVPRATTGDAAGCSAADYDGLPVAGSIVLVARGSCGYTTQQRVAAELGARAMLIYLSTPSPNNIYRLHAFNPQAFTIPVASVTQAEAEQLAQESSRDQVRLRLDLRGHEVAAVTTNLFAETRGGDDRTVMAGAHLDSVTEAPGINDNAAAAAALMATALRLAPHQDEVRHKVRFALWGAEELIDIGSNYYVRTLPAAERAKIALYLNFELIAAPNGVRFVLDGDASEQPPGTPPGPAGSQVAEKVFKDYFDHAGLPYESHDLRAVGSDHEPFVAAGIPVGGLNGGVLGVKTAAQAARVGGTAGQLYDPCYHQPCDTIGNLDRRALGENVPAIAWALGRFALDVSDLPAGAREQRP; encoded by the coding sequence CGGCTGCTGGCGGGATCCACCCGTGGCGGCGACGCGTGGCGGCACCTGCGCGTCCTCGACCGGATCGCCACGCGGAACGGCGGGGTGCGCGCCGCCGGCACACCAGGGTTCGAGGCCTCCGCGCGCTACGCCGCCAAGGTGCTCACCGCCGCCGGCTACCGCGTCCACCAGCAGCAGGTGCCATACACCGACTTCCGGGTCGACGCGGAGAGCGCGACGGTGACCGCGCCCGCCGCCCGGCAGGTGCGCGCGCTCGTCATGCGCTGGTCACCCGTCACCCCGCCCGGCGGTCTCGACGCCCACCTCGTCGTGCCCCGGGCCACGACGGGCGACGCCGCCGGGTGCTCCGCCGCCGACTACGACGGGCTGCCCGTCGCCGGATCCATCGTGCTCGTGGCGCGCGGATCCTGCGGCTACACGACACAGCAACGCGTCGCCGCCGAGCTCGGCGCGCGGGCGATGCTGATCTACCTGTCCACGCCGAGCCCGAACAACATCTACCGGCTGCACGCGTTCAACCCGCAGGCGTTCACCATCCCGGTGGCCAGCGTCACGCAAGCGGAGGCCGAACAGCTCGCCCAGGAGTCCTCGCGGGACCAGGTGCGGCTGCGTCTCGACCTGCGCGGGCACGAGGTCGCGGCAGTCACCACCAACCTGTTCGCCGAGACGCGCGGCGGCGACGACCGCACCGTCATGGCCGGCGCCCACCTGGACAGCGTGACCGAAGCACCCGGCATCAACGACAACGCCGCCGCGGCCGCCGCGCTGATGGCGACCGCGCTGCGGCTGGCTCCCCACCAGGACGAGGTGCGGCACAAAGTCCGGTTCGCGCTGTGGGGGGCCGAGGAGCTCATCGACATCGGCTCCAACTACTACGTGCGCACCCTGCCGGCGGCCGAGCGCGCCAAGATCGCGCTCTACCTGAACTTCGAACTGATCGCCGCGCCGAACGGGGTGCGGTTCGTCCTCGACGGGGACGCGAGCGAGCAGCCGCCGGGCACACCGCCGGGGCCGGCGGGATCGCAGGTCGCGGAGAAGGTCTTCAAGGACTACTTCGACCACGCCGGACTCCCCTACGAGAGCCACGACCTGCGGGCCGTCGGCTCCGACCACGAGCCGTTCGTGGCCGCGGGCATCCCGGTCGGCGGCCTGAACGGCGGCGTCCTCGGGGTCAAGACCGCCGCGCAGGCGGCGCGGGTCGGCGGGACGGCCGGGCAGCTGTACGACCCCTGCTACCACCAGCCGTGCGACACGATCGGCAACCTCGACCGCCGGGCTCTCGGCGAGAACGTCCCCGCCATCGCGTGGGCCTTGGGCCGCTTCGCCCTCGACGTCTCCGACCTGCCCGCCGGCGCCCGGGAGCAGCGACCATGA
- a CDS encoding aspartyl/asparaginyl beta-hydroxylase domain-containing protein → MTTYHQAIESLTDPPAAYPPSAPMRLSFDVDALRADLDRLRHQRWRAQRPYGQDGAATESGVDWRILPLRSVGGDPVRTDPGGAGLTDFADTPWLADAPALAQVIDALPGPVRGVRLIALGAGATVHEHRDYKYGFERGLLRLHVPIDTNPDAVVVIDGVSEHWTAGRLWFGDFGRRHYVANGGDRSRVHMVLDCLVSREIVGLLPEEFLELLPLSEVMFARDPVPLTASERDRLCCRFRLPGDFAQWSEEEVEARPDSDAAILVHEDRLVLAIDGEPAFGLVHLGLGEFRLSGWSEERTIAVESTGQVRIRERAGRALREWTRPAQPTQAG, encoded by the coding sequence ATGACGACGTACCACCAGGCCATCGAATCGCTGACGGATCCGCCCGCCGCCTACCCGCCGTCGGCGCCGATGCGGCTCAGCTTCGATGTCGACGCGCTGCGCGCCGACCTCGACCGGCTGCGGCACCAGCGGTGGCGCGCCCAGCGCCCTTACGGCCAGGACGGCGCCGCCACGGAGTCCGGAGTGGACTGGCGCATCCTGCCGCTGCGCAGCGTCGGCGGCGATCCGGTACGGACCGACCCGGGCGGCGCGGGCCTGACCGACTTCGCCGACACCCCGTGGCTGGCCGACGCTCCGGCCCTCGCCCAGGTCATCGACGCCCTGCCGGGGCCGGTCCGGGGCGTCCGGCTGATCGCCCTGGGCGCGGGCGCGACCGTGCACGAGCACCGCGACTACAAGTACGGGTTCGAGCGCGGGCTCCTGCGGCTGCACGTGCCGATCGACACCAACCCGGACGCCGTCGTGGTCATCGACGGCGTGTCCGAGCACTGGACGGCGGGACGGTTGTGGTTCGGCGACTTCGGCCGAAGGCACTACGTGGCGAACGGCGGCGACCGCTCCCGGGTGCACATGGTGCTCGACTGCCTGGTCAGCCGGGAGATCGTCGGGTTGTTGCCGGAGGAGTTCCTGGAGCTGCTGCCGCTGAGCGAGGTGATGTTCGCCCGTGATCCGGTGCCGCTCACCGCGTCCGAACGCGACCGGCTGTGCTGCCGGTTCCGGCTGCCGGGCGACTTCGCGCAGTGGTCGGAGGAGGAGGTCGAGGCCAGACCCGACAGCGACGCCGCGATCCTCGTGCACGAGGACCGGCTCGTCCTTGCCATCGACGGTGAGCCCGCGTTCGGCCTGGTGCATCTCGGGCTGGGCGAGTTCCGCCTCAGCGGCTGGAGCGAGGAACGCACCATCGCCGTCGAGTCCACCGGCCAGGTGCGGATCAGGGAACGCGCCGGCCGCGCTCTGCGCGAGTGGACACGTCCGGCACAACCCACACAGGCCGGCTGA
- a CDS encoding class I SAM-dependent methyltransferase has product MSSSTRVAPLGTDPYAFQPGYYDLFRASRGEDALPDPRFFADRAPRGGHALEIGAGTGRITLAVAERAATVLCLERSATMRAVLLAKLAERPHLRPRVTVLDRAAPHFDLARRFDFVYLAGVLEHVPHPERPALFEAIAGHLAEDGEVAMDMVLSEPVPDWPEHVTDEATLGDCRYEMSCEARPDGDDQAHLRFVYRTYHQGDLVATEVVERAHYLHRPDAVIADLAAAGLTPMAGTALHPVADGEDPGTLVARRTT; this is encoded by the coding sequence ATGTCCTCGTCCACCCGGGTCGCTCCGCTCGGCACCGACCCGTACGCCTTCCAGCCCGGTTACTACGACCTCTTCCGCGCCTCCCGCGGGGAGGACGCCCTTCCCGACCCCCGGTTCTTCGCCGACCGCGCACCCCGGGGTGGACACGCGCTGGAGATCGGCGCGGGCACCGGCCGGATCACGCTGGCCGTGGCCGAGCGAGCCGCCACCGTCCTGTGCCTGGAGCGATCCGCCACCATGCGCGCGGTGCTGCTGGCCAAGCTCGCCGAACGCCCGCATCTGCGTCCCCGCGTCACCGTCCTCGACCGCGCGGCGCCCCACTTCGACCTGGCCCGCCGCTTCGACTTCGTGTACCTGGCGGGTGTGCTGGAGCACGTGCCGCACCCCGAACGGCCCGCGCTGTTCGAGGCGATCGCCGGGCATCTGGCCGAGGACGGGGAGGTGGCGATGGACATGGTGCTGTCAGAACCCGTACCGGACTGGCCCGAGCACGTCACCGACGAGGCCACCCTCGGCGACTGCCGGTACGAGATGTCGTGCGAGGCGCGGCCCGACGGCGACGACCAGGCGCACCTGCGGTTCGTCTACCGCACGTACCACCAAGGCGATCTGGTGGCGACCGAAGTGGTGGAACGCGCCCACTACCTGCACCGGCCGGACGCCGTCATCGCCGACCTGGCGGCGGCCGGGCTGACCCCGATGGCCGGAACCGCCCTCCACCCCGTCGCCGACGGCGAGGACCCCGGCACTCTGGTCGCCCGCCGTACGACCTGA